In Amycolatopsis coloradensis, one genomic interval encodes:
- a CDS encoding enoyl-CoA hydratase/isomerase family protein translates to MTDGFEFTRGGEVARLTFTRPEKMNAITYGMWSAIPDVVARVEADPAIKVLVLTGAGAHFSAGADISEFRELRSTADAAETYDKAVDGAVAALTASRKPTVAMIQGNCIGGGCQISVACDFRFAAEGSRFGITPAKLGIVYHFDSTRQLVSLVGPAHAKYFLLSGELVDARRAREIGLLNDVFPADELEAATGKFVETLASRSQASVRGMNRIIEKIVAGQQESDAEVDEIRLGALHGEDYAEGVAAFLARRPPKFTYR, encoded by the coding sequence ATGACTGACGGGTTCGAGTTCACTCGCGGCGGCGAGGTCGCGCGGCTGACGTTCACCAGGCCGGAGAAGATGAACGCGATCACCTATGGGATGTGGTCGGCGATCCCGGACGTGGTGGCGCGGGTGGAGGCGGACCCGGCGATCAAGGTCCTCGTGCTGACCGGCGCGGGCGCGCACTTCTCGGCGGGCGCGGACATCAGCGAGTTCCGGGAACTGCGCTCCACCGCCGACGCGGCCGAGACCTACGACAAGGCCGTCGACGGAGCGGTGGCGGCGTTGACGGCGTCGCGGAAGCCGACCGTCGCGATGATCCAGGGCAACTGCATCGGCGGCGGATGCCAGATCTCGGTCGCCTGCGATTTCCGCTTCGCCGCGGAGGGCTCGCGCTTCGGCATCACGCCCGCGAAGCTCGGGATCGTCTACCACTTCGACTCGACCCGGCAGCTGGTCTCGCTGGTCGGTCCCGCGCACGCGAAGTACTTCCTGCTCTCGGGTGAACTCGTCGACGCGCGCCGGGCGCGGGAGATCGGGCTGCTGAACGACGTCTTCCCGGCCGATGAGCTGGAGGCCGCGACCGGGAAGTTCGTCGAGACGCTGGCGTCGCGTTCGCAGGCGTCGGTGCGCGGGATGAACCGGATCATCGAGAAGATCGTGGCGGGACAGCAGGAATCCGATGCCGAGGTCGACGAGATCCGGCTCGGTGCCCTGCACGGCGAGGACTACGCCGAGGGAGTGGCCGCGTTTCTGGC